Proteins encoded together in one Lathyrus oleraceus cultivar Zhongwan6 chromosome 5, CAAS_Psat_ZW6_1.0, whole genome shotgun sequence window:
- the LOC127086915 gene encoding putative cyclin-A3-1, with amino-acid sequence MQTRGSRKRANAEPIVLNPKKQRVVLGDLPNLQNASVSENQSNGKLQTRKNSKVKKSAATDVYLFDSFSLDKPVQRKNNAKHEIQQIIEPYASDISNYLRDMEMQKKRRPMVGYIENVQRFITTNMRGILVDWLVEVAEEYKLLPQTLHLAVSYIDRFLSIHVVNRSKLQLLGVSCMLVASKYEEITPPKAVDFCHITDNTYELKEVIKMEAEILKSLNFEMGNPHVNTFLNEFIGFATENQKTSKLQMEFLCNYLAELSLLDYECIRFLPSTVAASVIFLARFIIRPGVHPWVNIHHYLL; translated from the exons ATGCAGACTCGCGGTTCAAGAAAGAGGGCAAACGCTGAACCAATTGTTCTTAACCCTAAAAAGCAGAGGGTTGTTTTGGGGGATCTTCCCAATTTACAGAATGCCAGTGTTTCTGAAAATCAATCCAATGGAAAACTCCAAACTCGGAAGAATTCCAAGGTCAAGAAATCTGCAGCAACAGATGTTTATTTGTTTGATAGTTTCAGTTTGGATAAACCGGTTCAGAGAAAGAACAATGCCAAACATGAAATTCAACAGATTATTGAGCCTTATGCATCTGATATATCCAACTATCTTCGCGACATGGAG ATGCAGAAAAAGAGAAGACCTATGGTTGGATACATTGAGAATGTTCAGAGATTCATTACTACAAACATGAGGGGAATATTGGTGGATTGGTTAGTTGAAGTTGCGGAAGAGTACAAGCTTCTCCCTCAAACCCTTCATCTTGCTGTTTCTTACATTGATAGGTTCCTATCTATCCATGTTGTCAACAGATCCAAACTTCAGTTGCTTGGAGTTTCTTGCATGCTTGTTGCCTC GAAATATGAAGAAATCACTCCACCAAAGGCGGTTGATTTCTGTCACATTACTGATAACACCTATGAGTTGAAAGAG GTTATAAAAATGGAAGCTGAAATACTTAAGTCACTAAACTTTGAAATGGGCAATCCTCATGTTAACACATTTCTAAA TGAGTTTATTGGGTTTGCAACTGAGAATCAAAAG ACTTCAAAATTGCAAATGGAGTTTCTATGCAATTACCTTGCTGAGCTAAGCTTGTTGGACTATGAATGTATACGATTCTTGCCGTCTACTGTTGCTGCATCTGTTATATTTCTTGCCAGATTTATTATTCGACCTGGTGTTCATCCTTGGGTAAATATTCATCATTATTTACTTTAA